A genomic window from Candidatus Thiocaldithrix dubininis includes:
- a CDS encoding 4-oxalocrotonate tautomerase family protein, translating to MNTLVSPPHLRLYNATSFTTIEELRGMPYINVRITEGATQAQKEEVIRRITDVMTDVLGKNPNTTFVVIDEVGFENWGIRGESIQALKQKGKY from the coding sequence CTGAATACCCTTGTTTCCCCGCCTCACCTTAGGTTATATAACGCGACAAGTTTTACAACAATAGAGGAGTTGCGAGGCATGCCGTATATTAATGTACGTATTACTGAAGGTGCGACGCAGGCGCAGAAAGAGGAAGTCATTCGCCGTATTACGGATGTTATGACCGATGTACTGGGCAAAAATCCGAATACCACCTTTGTGGTGATTGACGAGGTGGGATTTGAAAATTGGGGAATACGCGGAGAATCAATTCAAGCCTTGAAACAAAAAGGCAAATATTAA
- a CDS encoding AAA family ATPase, with translation MTTWKQGCSWGKNSPSYYEFIKAEKIVISPTRNFQDGDLIAIAEGFQIRAIAKIKSAAMSVTQEPNLSVIDKEYAIHYEDSTFFYEATWLILDQPIEYNTVQGCIKIKKQDLVQRINKIWNDSLNNKLPADTLDEKSIYPLNIIFYGPPGTGKTYHTINKALEIIDPDFYSVYKNKDGRKALKERFDKLREENKIVMTTFHQSYAYEDFVEGLRASVKDEKIVYSIEPGVFKKICEDAEKNLDENFVLIIDEINRGNVSNIFGELITLIEDSKRAGKDEALSVTLPYSKKSFPVPSNLYIVGTMNTADRSLTQIDTALRRRFHFEEMMPNPDLLEGLVIDNINICNLLKCLNERIEALYDREHTLGHAFFMELLEEDKKNIDTLAAIFKNKVIPLLQEYFFDDWGKIQLILGDTVIQKKEKFIQFAMPVPDNLVTPDAYKINYAALDKSETYTAIYVNCPSTVND, from the coding sequence ATGACGACTTGGAAACAAGGATGTTCTTGGGGAAAAAATAGTCCGAGTTATTATGAATTTATAAAAGCGGAAAAAATTGTTATTAGTCCTACAAGGAATTTTCAAGACGGTGATTTAATAGCAATTGCAGAGGGATTTCAGATTAGAGCAATAGCCAAAATTAAATCGGCTGCAATGTCAGTTACACAAGAACCAAATCTGAGTGTTATTGATAAAGAATACGCAATTCATTACGAGGATAGTACTTTTTTTTATGAAGCAACATGGCTTATATTAGATCAGCCCATAGAATATAATACAGTTCAAGGCTGTATAAAAATAAAAAAGCAAGATTTAGTCCAACGAATAAATAAAATTTGGAATGATAGTTTGAATAATAAATTACCTGCAGATACCTTGGATGAAAAATCAATTTACCCTCTAAATATCATTTTTTACGGTCCACCCGGTACAGGTAAAACCTACCATACCATTAATAAAGCTCTAGAAATTATTGACCCAGATTTTTACAGCGTCTATAAAAATAAAGATGGTAGAAAAGCCTTGAAAGAACGCTTCGATAAGTTACGTGAAGAAAATAAGATAGTGATGACAACCTTTCATCAAAGTTACGCTTATGAAGATTTTGTGGAGGGTTTAAGAGCTTCGGTTAAGGATGAAAAAATAGTTTATAGTATAGAACCTGGTGTTTTTAAAAAAATTTGTGAAGATGCTGAAAAAAACCTTGATGAAAACTTTGTTCTAATCATTGACGAAATCAACCGTGGTAATGTTTCTAATATTTTTGGCGAACTCATTACCCTGATTGAAGACTCTAAACGCGCTGGTAAAGACGAAGCTTTGTCTGTCACTTTGCCTTATTCAAAAAAATCATTTCCTGTACCTAGCAATTTATATATTGTGGGTACAATGAATACGGCTGACCGCTCACTTACGCAAATAGATACTGCTTTACGCCGTCGTTTTCATTTTGAAGAAATGATGCCTAACCCTGATTTACTCGAAGGTCTAGTGATTGATAATATTAATATTTGTAATTTACTTAAATGCTTAAACGAAAGAATTGAGGCTTTATATGATCGGGAGCATACGCTAGGTCATGCGTTTTTTATGGAACTCCTTGAAGAAGATAAGAAGAATATCGACACATTAGCCGCCATATTCAAAAATAAAGTCATTCCTTTACTGCAAGAATATTTCTTTGACGACTGGGGTAAAATTCAATTAATTTTAGGTGATACAGTTATTCAGAAAAAAGAAAAATTTATACAGTTTGCTATGCCAGTACCTGACAATTTAGTAACGCCAGATGCATATAAAATTAATTATGCTGCATTAGATAAATCAGAAACCTATACGGCAATATATGTAAATTGCCCGAGTACGGTAAATGACTAA
- a CDS encoding McrC family protein, translated as MTKSHVIFEHSKITKNCISESAFEWLTRYILEDEEKQPPFIKHYGDRLQVKNYVGIIETPCGTCIEVLPKIYKNETEEEQNKSKQLLWKMLAVVYDLKSLEATEANLEKRSGRLIDILISYFLQAASHIVHRGLRSDYVRIQAERNFIKGRLRVSQQLRQPLSKQHKFQIEYDCFLPNRPENRLLKTALQKVLKWTLDSDNQRHIRQLLLHFDEIPTSTQAKQDLMSWSTQRDMVYYQAAKPWVELIITEQTPWFNKGSWQGISLLFPMETLFEKYVAKQLKKQLVNNFELRTQLNNKYLVKHKTKQEEKYLFQLKPDLAILEKKKIIVILDTKWKLLDISSYQYGLKQSDFYQLFAYGHQYLEGKGDLVLIYPKTERFQEPLSPFYYSEALTLWVVPFCLENNKLILDNTPLLSYFQPTDD; from the coding sequence ATGACTAAGTCTCATGTTATTTTTGAGCATAGTAAAATCACAAAGAATTGTATTAGTGAATCAGCATTTGAATGGCTAACTCGGTACATTTTGGAAGATGAGGAAAAACAGCCTCCCTTTATTAAGCATTATGGCGATAGATTACAAGTCAAAAACTACGTGGGCATTATTGAAACCCCCTGTGGTACTTGTATAGAAGTTTTACCGAAAATTTATAAAAATGAAACTGAAGAAGAGCAAAATAAATCTAAACAGCTCTTATGGAAAATGCTTGCAGTCGTTTACGACCTAAAAAGTTTGGAGGCGACTGAAGCCAATTTAGAAAAACGCTCAGGTCGTTTGATAGATATTTTAATTAGTTATTTCTTACAAGCAGCTAGTCATATTGTACATCGTGGGTTGCGTTCGGATTATGTGCGTATTCAAGCGGAGCGTAATTTTATTAAAGGGCGGTTGCGAGTGAGTCAACAGCTACGCCAACCTTTGAGTAAACAACACAAATTTCAAATTGAATACGACTGTTTTTTACCTAATCGCCCTGAAAATCGTTTATTAAAAACCGCATTACAGAAAGTTTTGAAATGGACATTGGATAGCGATAACCAGCGTCATATCCGGCAATTACTCTTACATTTTGATGAGATACCCACAAGTACCCAAGCCAAACAAGACTTGATGAGTTGGAGTACTCAACGTGACATGGTTTATTATCAAGCTGCCAAACCTTGGGTTGAATTGATTATCACCGAACAAACCCCTTGGTTTAATAAAGGCAGTTGGCAAGGTATCTCACTGCTTTTTCCAATGGAAACATTATTTGAAAAATATGTGGCAAAGCAATTAAAAAAACAATTAGTCAATAATTTTGAATTAAGAACCCAGCTTAATAATAAGTATCTTGTTAAACATAAAACGAAGCAGGAAGAAAAATATCTATTTCAGCTAAAACCAGATTTGGCAATTCTTGAAAAGAAAAAAATTATTGTTATTTTAGATACAAAATGGAAGTTATTAGATATTAGCAGTTATCAATACGGATTAAAGCAAAGCGATTTTTACCAATTGTTTGCTTATGGTCATCAGTACTTAGAAGGTAAAGGTGATTTAGTGCTGATTTATCCAAAAACTGAACGTTTTCAAGAACCCCTTTCCCCGTTTTATTATTCAGAAGCTTTAACATTATGGGTTGTACCATTTTGTCTAGAAAACAATAAATTGATTCTAGACAACACGCCATTACTTAGCTATTTTCAACCAACCGATGACTAA
- a CDS encoding 2OG-Fe(II) oxygenase — MLIDFEPIIDALANTGWLVLPNFFATDTVNALRQQALSQWQAGSFHAAGIGQGNGLNVNQAIRGDQVQWLEPCTHGALGQWQTFVEQLRVELNRSLYLGLFEYEHHFALYPAGAFYRSHIDNFRGTSARLVTTLLYLNKDWQAPDGGQLRLYTNGTNGGEFIDIQPQGGTVVLFLSERFWHEVLPANRQRLSLTGWLRKR; from the coding sequence ATGCTAATCGACTTCGAGCCGATTATTGACGCATTAGCCAACACCGGTTGGCTGGTGCTGCCTAACTTTTTCGCCACCGACACCGTAAATGCTTTGCGCCAACAAGCCTTAAGCCAATGGCAAGCCGGAAGCTTTCACGCCGCTGGCATTGGGCAAGGCAACGGCTTAAACGTCAATCAAGCCATACGCGGCGACCAAGTGCAATGGCTCGAACCCTGCACCCACGGCGCGTTAGGGCAATGGCAAACCTTTGTCGAACAACTGCGCGTCGAACTCAACCGCAGCCTCTATTTAGGCTTATTTGAATACGAACACCACTTCGCGCTCTACCCCGCAGGTGCGTTCTACCGCAGCCATATCGACAACTTTCGCGGCACATCCGCCCGCTTAGTCACCACACTGTTATACCTTAACAAGGATTGGCAAGCCCCAGACGGCGGGCAATTACGCCTCTACACCAACGGTACAAATGGCGGTGAATTTATAGATATTCAACCACAAGGTGGCACAGTGGTTTTATTCCTAAGCGAACGCTTCTGGCATGAGGTTTTACCCGCTAATCGACAACGTTTGAGTTTGACGGGGTGGTTGAGAAAACGTTAA
- a CDS encoding acyltransferase: MTTLTQVANQAATHGQSELNRLDYLDGWRGLAIFFVLISHFYPVPYYNLGRFGVDIFFVLSGLLMSHILFVKRVPLSTFYKRRISRVFPVFFIFISIVYLASYLFNLSAETHNYFYSLFFLRSYFPETPDLWNTGLPIGHIWSLNVEEHCYIVLSLLTLIPLLKKREAIALFILGFASIALNALYWLHPDLMPSKIPVRTEIVASHLLLSAAYALVKHKITHFIPSWLPLLTFILAAACYSNYAPPYAMWGFSPLLLAFTVNHLDKIPLAAKQILSIDSLRLLGIWSFSIYMWQQPFFFYLRDYENYIPMAVILGFLASILLGIASFYLLENPIRRYLNNRW; this comes from the coding sequence TGGATTATTTAGACGGTTGGCGCGGCTTAGCCATTTTCTTTGTACTGATTAGTCATTTCTATCCCGTCCCTTATTATAATTTAGGGCGGTTTGGTGTCGATATTTTCTTTGTGCTGTCCGGCTTATTAATGAGTCATATTTTATTCGTCAAGCGCGTGCCGTTAAGTACCTTTTACAAACGCCGGATTAGTCGCGTTTTCCCCGTGTTTTTTATTTTTATTAGCATTGTCTATTTAGCCAGTTATTTATTCAATCTTTCAGCCGAAACACATAATTATTTCTATAGCTTATTTTTCTTACGCAGTTATTTTCCTGAGACACCCGATTTGTGGAATACTGGCTTACCGATTGGGCATATTTGGTCGCTGAATGTTGAAGAACATTGTTATATTGTGCTCAGCCTTTTAACATTAATACCGCTCTTAAAAAAACGAGAAGCCATTGCTTTATTTATCTTAGGCTTTGCTTCGATTGCGTTAAACGCTTTATATTGGCTGCATCCAGATTTAATGCCTTCCAAAATACCCGTCAGAACTGAAATCGTCGCCTCACATTTATTATTATCAGCCGCTTATGCTTTGGTAAAACATAAAATAACTCATTTTATACCGAGTTGGTTACCCCTATTGACCTTTATATTGGCGGCCGCTTGTTATTCTAATTATGCGCCACCTTATGCCATGTGGGGGTTTTCACCGTTATTACTCGCTTTTACCGTCAATCATCTCGATAAAATTCCACTTGCCGCCAAACAAATACTATCTATCGACTCCTTACGCTTATTAGGTATCTGGTCATTCTCAATCTACATGTGGCAACAACCTTTCTTTTTCTACCTGAGAGATTATGAAAACTATATACCAATGGCTGTAATACTGGGCTTTTTAGCCTCGATCTTGCTAGGCATTGCCTCTTTTTACTTATTGGAAAATCCAATCCGGCGTTATTTAAATAATCGCTGGTAA
- the ubiH gene encoding 2-octaprenyl-6-methoxyphenyl hydroxylase translates to MFDVLIVGGGMVGASLAVALKPLDLRVGLIEAFNFGVAEQPSYDDRSIALSFGSSRIYQGMGIWQKLKSGVESIQHIHVSDKGYFGATRLDADSEGVPALGYVVESRVLGKVLYDELSCSAVETIVPAKVYAVAQDAEQVTVSIERQGVVNQIQTKLLVVCDGTDSKVRQMLGIEVTRSDYRQTALIANVSTSQPHQHSAYERFTSQGPLALLPLTDNRYSLVWTHWTKDVADTLQLDDAAFLQKLQHTFGYRQGLFTKVGKRATYPLVLQKSTKEVAGRAVVIGNASHALHPVAGQGLNLGLRDVAQLADLLAQAAQTQQDVGASELLETYETLRKADYATVVRYTDSLVRLFSTDFMPLNHARAGGLLAVDRIPLVRQWFTRQSMGLRHRQSRLARGLALKC, encoded by the coding sequence ATGTTTGATGTCCTGATTGTCGGCGGCGGTATGGTCGGTGCAAGTTTAGCCGTTGCCTTAAAGCCCTTGGATTTGCGCGTCGGTTTAATCGAAGCGTTTAACTTTGGAGTTGCCGAACAGCCGAGTTATGACGACCGCTCGATTGCCTTGTCGTTTGGTTCAAGTCGTATTTATCAAGGTATGGGTATCTGGCAAAAGCTTAAATCCGGTGTCGAAAGCATTCAGCATATTCATGTGTCGGATAAAGGCTATTTCGGTGCAACCCGTTTAGATGCAGACAGTGAAGGCGTACCCGCGTTGGGTTATGTGGTAGAAAGCCGCGTATTGGGCAAAGTATTGTATGACGAACTAAGCTGTAGCGCGGTGGAAACCATTGTACCCGCCAAAGTTTACGCAGTGGCACAAGACGCGGAACAAGTTACGGTGTCGATTGAGCGCCAAGGGGTGGTCAATCAAATACAAACTAAATTATTAGTGGTTTGCGACGGCACAGATTCCAAAGTGCGGCAGATGTTGGGAATTGAAGTCACCCGTAGCGATTACCGACAAACCGCCTTAATTGCCAATGTCAGCACCAGCCAGCCGCATCAACACAGTGCCTACGAACGCTTTACCTCACAAGGCCCGCTAGCTTTATTGCCCTTAACCGACAATCGCTATTCGTTGGTGTGGACGCATTGGACAAAAGACGTTGCGGATACCTTGCAACTGGATGACGCGGCCTTCTTGCAAAAACTCCAACACACCTTCGGCTATCGCCAAGGCTTATTTACCAAAGTCGGCAAACGCGCCACCTACCCGCTGGTTTTACAAAAATCCACTAAAGAAGTTGCCGGGCGGGCGGTAGTGATTGGCAATGCCTCACACGCCTTGCATCCGGTAGCGGGACAAGGCTTAAATTTAGGCTTACGCGACGTGGCACAATTAGCGGATTTATTAGCCCAAGCCGCGCAAACGCAACAAGACGTGGGTGCGTCTGAATTACTTGAAACCTACGAAACCCTACGCAAAGCCGATTATGCAACCGTGGTACGTTATACCGATTCCTTAGTACGCTTATTTTCCACCGACTTTATGCCATTGAATCACGCTCGCGCGGGCGGCTTACTTGCGGTGGATCGCATTCCCTTAGTGCGCCAATGGTTTACGCGGCAAAGCATGGGCTTACGTCATCGGCAATCACGTTTAGCACGCGGCTTAGCCTTAAAATGCTAA
- the nfi gene encoding deoxyribonuclease V (cleaves DNA at apurinic or apyrimidinic sites): MRPTLQHAWDLSPEQAFALQNQWRERVIQTDDFPTINTIAGVDVAYSKDETHLVGAVVVLDAQSLAIQTISYAEERVSFPYVPGLFSFRELPSLLAAFAKLEALPDLVVCDGQGIAHPRRFGLACHLGLMLDIPTLGCAKKRFIGEFSEPATQRGASSDLIEDGEIVGKVLRTQTQIKPVFVSVGHRISLASACDWVLKLTPHYRLPETTRTADHAVREYLKAYS; the protein is encoded by the coding sequence ATGCGCCCTACATTACAACACGCTTGGGATTTAAGCCCAGAACAAGCCTTTGCTTTACAAAACCAATGGCGGGAACGCGTCATTCAAACTGATGATTTCCCAACGATTAACACCATTGCAGGGGTAGATGTCGCTTATTCTAAAGACGAAACGCACTTAGTCGGTGCGGTGGTGGTATTAGATGCACAAAGCTTGGCAATTCAAACCATAAGCTATGCCGAGGAACGGGTGAGTTTCCCGTATGTGCCGGGCTTGTTTTCCTTTCGGGAATTGCCATCCTTGTTAGCCGCGTTTGCCAAATTAGAAGCCTTACCAGATTTAGTGGTGTGCGATGGGCAAGGTATTGCGCACCCGCGCCGCTTTGGTTTGGCTTGTCATTTGGGTTTAATGCTGGATATTCCAACTTTAGGTTGTGCGAAAAAACGCTTTATCGGTGAGTTTAGCGAACCGGCTACACAACGGGGCGCGAGCAGCGATTTAATAGAAGACGGGGAAATCGTGGGCAAGGTGTTACGCACCCAAACGCAAATTAAACCCGTGTTCGTATCGGTCGGGCATCGCATTAGTTTGGCAAGTGCTTGCGATTGGGTCTTAAAACTTACGCCACATTACCGCTTGCCAGAAACTACCCGTACCGCTGACCACGCCGTGCGCGAGTATTTAAAGGCGTATTCCTAG